CGCCGACCATCTCCGCCAGGTCCGCCGGCGTGTGCCGGTCGGAGGAGACGAAGCGCGCGCCCATCGCCGTCACGACCTCGGCGTTCGGCGAGCCGGCCTCGCCCTTCGAGTAGACCCACGTCTCCCAGCCGAGCGCGACGAGCTTCATCGCGCCGAGGAGCCCGACCGGCCCCGCTCCGAGGACGACGGCGCGCTGAAAGCCGGTCGACCGCGCCAGCTCGCCCGGCACGCGCCCGAGGAGGATCGCGGCCTGCGCGGCCCCCTTTTCGGCGATCGTGAGCGGCTCGACGAGGACCCCGACGTCGCGCAGCGAGGCCGGCACCTTCACGAAGTAGCGCTCCTCGTCCGCGACGAGCCCGGCCATGAACCCGTGCAGTCCCTTGATGCCGCGCTCCGTGAAGTCGCCGCTCGTGCAGAAGTCCTGCCGGCCGTCGTGGCAGGGGCGGCACCAGAGCCGCGCGCAGGGGCGGCGGACCATCGGGACGACCAGGTCGCCGGTGGCGAGCCCGGTCACGTCCGGCCCCGTCTCGACGACCTCGGCGAGGCACTCGTGCCCGAGGACGATGTGGGGCGAGCCCTCGGGGACCTCGCCGTAGAGGAAGGACGCGATCTCCCGGTCGGTCCCGCAGACGCCGACCGAGAGGACGCGAGCGAGGACGCCGGACGGGCCGAGCGGCCCCGGCGCCGGGACGTCGAGGATCGAGACGGTCCGATCACCGGGACGAACGGCGAGCGCTTTCATTTGCGGCGGATTCTGTCCGACGGACGGACGGAACGGAAGACGGCGGTGCGCGGGCGAGGCCCTCGGCGAGGGGACCGCTGGCAGGGCCCCACCGCGCTTCGACCTTCTCCCCGGCGTGTAAGCTCGGCCCATGGGCGACCCGCGCGTCTACTTCGCCGCCGAGCGGACTCTCCTCGCCTGGATCCGGACCGGGCTCACGGTCATGGCCTTCGGGTTCCTGGTGGCGCGCTTCGGCCTCTTCCTGCGGCTCGTGACGCTCCAGCTCGGCGCCGAGGCGCACGCGCCCAGGCTCGCGCCGCTCTCGAACGTGATCGGCATCGTCCTCGTCCTGGCCGGCTCGGCGTCGATCCTCCTCGCCACGCGAGAGCACCGCGCGTTCCTGCGGACGCTCCCCGAGGCCGACCGCCCCGCCGGGCGCGACGGCCGCCTGCACGAGGGGCTCGCAACGCTCCTCGGCATTCTGGGCATCCTGCTGACGGTCTATCTCGTCCTCTAGCCGCGCAGCCGGGCGGGGGGGAGCCCCCCCCGCCCGGCTCGACATCCGCAGGCCTAGAAGACGTAGCGCGCCGCGAACTGGAAGGTTCGCGGGCGGTAGCTGACCTGGAGACCCGTGAGCGCGCCGAACGTCGAGGCCGCCCAGTCGTTCGACGGGGTGCCGAACTGGGCGCG
Above is a genomic segment from Holophagales bacterium containing:
- a CDS encoding glucose 1-dehydrogenase, translated to MKALAVRPGDRTVSILDVPAPGPLGPSGVLARVLSVGVCGTDREIASFLYGEVPEGSPHIVLGHECLAEVVETGPDVTGLATGDLVVPMVRRPCARLWCRPCHDGRQDFCTSGDFTERGIKGLHGFMAGLVADEERYFVKVPASLRDVGVLVEPLTIAEKGAAQAAILLGRVPGELARSTGFQRAVVLGAGPVGLLGAMKLVALGWETWVYSKGEAGSPNAEVVTAMGARFVSSDRHTPADLAEMVGGISLVYEATGAAQVSFEVMSVLGTNGAFIFTGVPGRRGPLEIDANLIMRNLVLKNQVVVGTVNAGRSDFEAAVADLGVFVERFPEAVHALVTARVPFDGAVEAVLTPPAGIKTVVEVA
- a CDS encoding DUF202 domain-containing protein encodes the protein MGDPRVYFAAERTLLAWIRTGLTVMAFGFLVARFGLFLRLVTLQLGAEAHAPRLAPLSNVIGIVLVLAGSASILLATREHRAFLRTLPEADRPAGRDGRLHEGLATLLGILGILLTVYLVL